DNA sequence from the Strigops habroptila isolate Jane chromosome 4, bStrHab1.2.pri, whole genome shotgun sequence genome:
CAGTTTTCACAGTGTGGTGTTTTCAGAGTGTTTTCCAGCTGCCAGTGCTCAGCTTTCAATGGCTTTTTGGCACTTAAACAGCTCACACAGTCAGCCAGCTTGGACTGTATTTGTATGCCTGTCTCTTAGCTTCACTGTGGCACTTGCTGCAGGACTGGAGCAAACACTGTTTTGTTCTTGCAGTCAAGCTCTTGTGCTGGCTTAGCTTGGCAGCTATCACTAGTGCATCGGTCCtgctgaagggaagggggaCTTTTTTCAGTGTGGAGTTCTCGCTGCTTGCAGACTGAGTTGCCAAACCAGAGCTCACACAATGGAGAAGAAACCACGCTGTGTCTCACACAGTCCCATCGCTCCAATTTCCAATTTCTTGGTAGTCTGCTAGCAAAGGACTCCAAGCACTGGGGCTCCCTGCACTTCCTCAGGGAGATGGCATTGAGGCCCAATACCTCCGTCCTGGTCCCTCATCACTTCAGAGGCTGGTGTCAACAGTGTCCGCTTTGGCCTGCAAGGTGGCCTCAGAGATGGTGTCTGGCTGCCCATCCCGGCAGAAGAGTACAGCAGGGTTCTTGCAGGCCCACATGGCCACCTCTCCCCCACTCGCTGGGCTGGAGGAAGACGGGGCACTGCCCGGGGGGACGCTGTGCTGATTGACGTAGCGCTCCTGGACACGGTCAGCCCGGCGCCGGGGCTCCGGCTGGCGTCCCGGGACCAAGAGGTAGGCTGCCATGTTGTTCCTAGTCCTGTAGCCGCCCTCACGGCTGCGCCGCAGCAGCACGGAGATGTTGGGGTTGCGGGCGGCGTAGATGAGGGGGTTGATGGCGCCGTTGGCCCAGGCCATCCCGCTGGCTACAGCATCCATGGTGGGTGAGAAGGGCAGGCGGCCGGcggcagcagccagccccaggaTGCAGTAGGGCCCCCAGCAGCAGATGATGGAGACGATCATGATGAGGACGGTGGTGGCAGTGCGCATCTCCCCGTAGGCCCGCAGCAGGTGCCCGTAGGTGGTGAGGGGCCGCACGCGGCTCTCGGCCAGCCGCACGGCACGGCAGATGTTGTAGTGGCAGAAGCACATGAGGGCGAAGGGCAGGAGGTAGCAGAGCACAATGAGGGCTGCGCCGTAGGGCGGCCCCAGCCGGGACGAGCCCCAGGGCAGCACGTAGACGCAGCGGTAGGCTCCGGGACGGGCCTCCCGCTGCCCCTCGCCTGCCAGCCCGTACCAGGGTCCGGCCAGGGCCAGGGCGGCCAGCCAAACGgcagccaggagctgggcagcgcggcggcggcccATCTTGTGCCGGGGCTGGCGGACGATGGCGCAGTAGCGGTCGAAGGAGAGGAGAGCCATGGTGAGGGTGGCGGCGATGCCCAGCCCAGCGTGCAGGGCGGCGCTGGCCAGGCAGAGGCGCTGCCCGAAGAGCCACGCGCCGGGCGGGCGGCTGAGCAGGCTGAAGAAGGCCAgtggcaggcagagcagggcgCCCAGCAGCTCCGACAGCGACAGCGACAGCACGAAAGCGTTGGTGACCGTGCGGAGCTGCCGATGCCGGGCGATCACCAGCACCACCGCCCCGTTGCCCAGCGCCGAGAGGGCGAAGATGAGCAGCAGCGCCAGCGCCTGCGAGGCCAGCGCCGCCGCAGACCACCcggccgccgctcccgccgccgccgccccgccgctcTCgttgccgccgccgccgccgcgggacAGGTTTCCCGGCACGGCCGCCGCCGGCTCCATGCGCAGCCCCATGCCCCGGCCCGCGCCGCGGCTGCAGAGGCGCTCCCCGCCCGCGCCGGGCCGCCGGCCCCGCCAGCCGCTGACGTCGCGCGGCCGCCGTTGCCCGGGGAACCGGCCCAGCGCGGCCCGGCTCGCCCCGCGGCCCCGGGGGCGGGGAGCGGCGTGTCCGCAGCCGAGCAGCGGGGCCTGGAGGGCCCGGGCACAGGGACCCCCTCACCCCAACCCAAAGCCGGGGACGGGTCCCCACAGCCCCTCTCCCCGCATGGTCCCTCTCCTCTCAGAGCCCTGTTCCCTGATGGCCCCTGTCCCCCCCGCCCCTTTTCCcgcacagccctgcagcccatCACGAAGGGGCAGGGGACCAGCTACCCCCAGACACTGGCGGAGGCCGGCTCCGCTCTCCAGGCTGGCGTCTCACAAGCTGAGGGGTTGAGCAGTCAGGCCAGGGACTCTCACGCTGGCAGCAGGACCCTGTCCCACCACGCTCAgccatgctggagctgctgcccctgTGGGGAAAACTTCTTAGGGCTATCCGCATGAATAGTTAACAAAGAACGCAACCCAATTCATCACAGATTCACAGAACCaacttggttggaaaagacctttaagatcatcaagtccaacctttaccccaggactgccaagtcaACCATTAAACTGTAAAAGCCacatctacatggtttttgaacacttccagggatggtgattccacttCCCTGGTCAGCCTCTTCCAATACCTGAAGAGCTTCCAACCTTTCTGTGCTGGGCTTCAGGACTTGCTGCCCcagctcttccccaggctgggagctggctgGGGGAAGCCAGGCTGGGGGGCTGATCACAAGGGAGATGCCCAGTAGCTAAAAACACATAGAGGAGTTTGCTCCTGCAAGTGCGAAGAATGTGTCTGTCAATTCTTGCTCCTGGGGTGGGACCAGAGGCTGCAAGGGATGTATCTGGGGGTTACAGGGAAGCTGGGAGCAAGAGTCCCAGCTGCCAGCCTAAAAATCCTCTGTTGGCAGTGCAGCCGTTCTCAGAATGAGGGAAATCTTGtttcttcccatttcaaagTTATAATTTTCCATGTTGATAGAAGAAATTAATCCCAGGCTTTTCCATGCCAACCTTTTCCAAGCTCTCCAGTATAACTTGTTCTCTTCTGCTGCATGAGCTACCGGGAAATGataattctcattttcatgtCTCATTTTAACAAGGCACACTCCCATGAGTGTCTTCAATAAACGAACACCATTTTGTCCAGAGACACAGTGAAAATTACAGGCCACAAGTATTCTGAAGCTCTGCTTCCGCCACTGCAAATGCTTGCCTACAGTCTTTCCACTGTCAATCCTCCCTCAAGGAACTCTTGCAAAGCAAGTATGGACAGCACTCTGCTGCACAAGCTGCCCCACAGGACTGAGACAAAATCATCAGTAAATAATTAGCAATCAAAGGTCATAATGGCTCAGACCTTTGAATACAGCTGCTCCTGTTAAAAGTTAGCCATAGGGTGTTTGCAGCCGATGGTCCAGGATAAGCACGAGAGGAAGGTTTAGGGGACCCACAGGAGGGACTGTAGAAGGTCCTGAGGAAATacctgggatgcaggagggcCCTGGCAGGGGTGAAGTGAGTGCAGTGAGGAAGGGGGTGTTTGGACAGGCCTGAGGTGGGCAGATGGGGGAAGCTGGGGCATGAGTCACAGCAGCAAGGGCAGCACAGCAGTAAGCATGAGGTAGAACAGGCAATTCAAACCAACAGCTGTGACGCACTCGGCAGAGCCCCGGAAATCAGCTCCGGGAGTGAAAACAAGAGGAGAAAGTCAGTGTTTTCAGCTGGTATTTAATAGGAATCTGGCTTCGGAATTATTAATTTACAGACATAGAGAAGGCACATAAATTTGAAGACAGCTCTCCAAGATCAGCTacattttctgcaaataattattgagaaaaaaatacgGCTTCTCAGAGCAGCCCATATATGCTAATCACACTGCACCCAATATGCTAATCACAACAGGGGAACATGGCCTGTTAGcctgaaacacagcagatgCTGTCACACCACCAAGGGCTATTCCTGTTGCTCTGGCATATTGCAATGAGCCATGTGGAGAAGGAGAATATAAATGCATGAGCAGGAGAAGTGCAGAACCATCAGTGAGACTTTGCCACCACGCCGTGGCTTGGGTCACTTGAAGAAGAAGCCGTATTTCAGTGGGTCCTCCTCTTCAACAGTGAAGGTGGCTGTACCAATGTAAAAGGCTTCTCCTGAGACTTCCACGACAACAGCGTTGTAGTCACTCAACTTGGCTTCCTGCAGAGGGATTGGGATCAGGACAGAGGTGATGGGCGCTTCTCCACTCTCCCAACCCCATGAAATACCAGCGCTACCTGGCACTTGTGCAGAGACACCCCTCACCGAGCACTCTGCCCTGCCCAGGTACATCCCAAAGTGTGCAGCAGCTCTTTCACCACCTCTCCTTGCCTGCACGAGCTCCACACCTGCACAACCACTACTGCCCCTGCTCTGAGCTCGTGAGCCCCTGCACTGCCACAGGAGGCCAACAAGCCAGTGACCACTCGCACCCAAAGACAGCTCCCTGGGACATGTCCACACCTTCATGGCCACATGCTGCCAGATGTCATGGGGCCAAGCCTGGGCCTGGAAACCCGGATGCACAGACCCAGCTACTACATCTCTGAACAACACAGTCAGCCTTtgagcagggaagaggggaCTAAACCAGGAATCCACCCTTAGCTGCCACTCAGAATGGATCAGGCTGATTTATCTACGTAAGCACTTCTCACCCCAGTCCTTTCCTGGTAGCCAAGAGAGGACTTGCAGGGAAGCCATGCAACAGAATAGGGTCTTACTGTTCCTTGCTTCTCTAACTAAAAACCTTGAAGCATGAAGATTGTGGGAAGATAAGACCCCCAGACACCTCCCTCCTTCCATACACCCTTCCCCAGCCACAGAAAGGCTTCTGTGCTTCTCTACTGAGCCAAGACCACAGCACTTTTCCAGAATTCATCCAGACAGAGGGAAAGTCCAGCACAAGCCACTTGCCTTCACTGCCTTCCCGGTGAACAAGGACCCCGTGGTGCTGCTCCGAAAGGTTCTGGTCTGATTCAGCTGGATGAGTCCCTTGTGGTACTGCAAGGCGATGCGAGCTGTCACACCCGATCCTGTTGGACTTCGGTCAACCTACATTCAGAAGAGAAGATGAATCAGCTCtagtgttttggggtttaacagaaaacagcatcacTCCCCTCAGTTCTCTTGGCCACCTTTATACTGCACTTGGGGGAGACCCCTCTATCCCAGGGGTTTGTACAGAATCCAGACacatcacaaaggaaaagacaaaaaaagtagGTTTGGGGTACTTCTGAGTTGTGATCAGCTTTGACAAACTTTGTCAAAAAAAGGGATGAATGATCTAGTAAATATTGAGGCTATTTAGGGAGCACTTGAAAGCTTCCCAGCATCATAGCAAAAGCACTGAGGGGCAGAGGCCACCTTCCCCATTCTCACACATCAAGGCAGGATCAGTTCTCCTTACACTAAGAACGCTGCTGGCCAGCCTGGATTttaaaacctccaaaaccaCAGCGCTGGCCAGCTTCCACGGTGATCTGTCCCAATGCTCCACACTCCTCACTGCTAAGAAGTCCAATCACAACTTCCTCTGCTATTTATGTGATGCCTTATCCACTGCAGACAAGGATAGAAGTTTACgccccttcttttctctcttgctctcttcGTCCCCAGCAGCTGTTCCCTCAATAAA
Encoded proteins:
- the GPR135 gene encoding G-protein coupled receptor 135; translation: MEPAAAVPGNLSRGGGGGNESGGAAAAGAAAGWSAAALASQALALLLIFALSALGNGAVVLVIARHRQLRTVTNAFVLSLSLSELLGALLCLPLAFFSLLSRPPGAWLFGQRLCLASAALHAGLGIAATLTMALLSFDRYCAIVRQPRHKMGRRRAAQLLAAVWLAALALAGPWYGLAGEGQREARPGAYRCVYVLPWGSSRLGPPYGAALIVLCYLLPFALMCFCHYNICRAVRLAESRVRPLTTYGHLLRAYGEMRTATTVLIMIVSIICCWGPYCILGLAAAAGRLPFSPTMDAVASGMAWANGAINPLIYAARNPNISVLLRRSREGGYRTRNNMAAYLLVPGRQPEPRRRADRVQERYVNQHSVPPGSAPSSSSPASGGEVAMWACKNPAVLFCRDGQPDTISEATLQAKADTVDTSL